Genomic window (bacterium):
GCCGGACAGGCTGCTCTGGCGGTTGAGAATGCCCAGTTCTATCAGGAACTTAAAGAATCCCAGGCGACGATGTTTCAGGCAGCCAAGCTCTCTTCCATAGGCGAGTTGGCTACCGGTTTTGCCCATCAGATAGATAATCCTCTGGCTGTGATTAGCTGCGGGGCCCAGTTATGCGTACGCGACATAAAAGACCTTTTAGACAGAAAAGATATAAGCGAGGAAGACAGAAAAAAACTTTTAGAAGAGATAAAAGACAGACAGGAGAGAATGATAGAGACCGCTCATAAAGGGGCTGACCTTGTGCAGAGGATAAGGGGTTATGCCAAGCCTGCGGACAGAGACTTTGAGGCCACAGACTTGAATTCCGTAATGGAAGACACCCTAGGCTTGGCCCAGTATCAGATTTCCCATGGGGGCATAAACGTAACCAAGGATATCTCCCAGGACTTGCCTAAGATAAAAGGGATTGGTGTCCAGCTCCAGCAGGCTTTTCTGAACATGGTCATAAATGCCTGCGAGGCTATGGCCGGCAAGAAAGGAGAACTTGGCATTTCGGCAAGAGTTGGGCAAGAAAATCCCAATAAGGTGGAGATAACCATATCGGACAATGGTCACGGGATTCCCAAAGAGAATTTAAAAAAATTATTTGACATCTTCTATACAACCAAGGGCCCGCAGGGAACCGGAATGGGCCTGTCAATGGCCTACCGCATCATAAAAGACCACAATGGAGATATAGACATAGATAGCGAGGTAGGAAAAGGAACCAAGTTTACTATCTCGTTGCCAATCTGGGAAGAGAAATCCTGAGCAGGGCACGTGACGTAACCGATCCAGCTGAATGTGAAAACTATTGAGTGAAAAAAGGGAATCCCCTAATGAATAATAAACTTCTAATATTTTTGTCCTTTCTATTCTTGACAGGTTGTGCGACCTATCAAATAAGACCTTTAGAAACAGAAAAAACTGTCTGGGTGAAAGTAAAGTCAGCAAATATAAAGGATGGCCCCTCCACGGCGAAATATATTATATTTAAACTTCTTGCAAAAAGCAAGGAAAATAAAAATTTGTCAACCCAAAAGAAAAAAGCCCTTGCCTCAAATACAAGGGCTTCCTCCAAGATTCCCCTAACATGGTAAAGTGACATACTCACGGGATTGAAATCCCGTGCATCTTTCAAGATGCGAGAGTTTCCTGCTTCTTCGAGTTGACTTGCTTCATCGACAGAATCGAAGAAACAGAGGCCATTCTCTCCACAGGCGTTATTTCGGGCATGCCCTGCCCTACGCTTAATATTATACTTGATGCGTTATCATCCCTGTCATGGACTGTGCCACAGTTGGGGCATGTCCATGTCCTCCGGGATAACTTTAAATCACTCATTACAAACCGACAAATACTGCATTCCTTACTGGACGGATAAAATCTCGGTATCTGTTTCACCGTCCTGCCATACCAATCAGCTTTGTATTGCACCTGTCGGCATAACTCTCCCCATCCACTATCGCTGATAGCTTTAGCAAGGTAACGGTTACGAACCATGCCCTTCACATTTAAGTCTTCAAGGCATATCACCTGGTTTTCGTTGATAAGCCTATGGGACAGTTTGTGAAGAAAATCATTACGCTGATTCGTAATCTTCTCGTTAAGCTTTGCCACTTTTAGCCGTGCTTTATTGCGATTTCTAGAGCTTTTCTCTTTCCTAGATAACTGACGTTGTAGTTTCTTAAGAAGTCGCTCTGATTGCAACAACGTCTTAGGATGCTCTATCTTCTCGCCCCCTGACAGTGTGGCAAAATGCGTAAGCCCGAGGTCAACGCCTATCTTGCGGTTCGTAATAGGCAGTTTTTCCGTTACTGTTTTAGAAATTATGGATACAAAATATTTGCCTGATGGTGTTTTGGAAATGGTTGCAATCCCGGGAATACCATTAATTGCCCTGTGCAGTTTGACCTTAATGCCATCTTTGGCTTTCGGTATGTAGAGCTTATCATCCTCAATTCTGAAGTTCTGTGGAACAGCAAAGGACTGAAATCCATTTTTTGTCTTAAATCTCGGATAGCCGCCAAAACCTTTAAAAAAACGCCTGTATGCCTTTTCAAGGTTTAATACTACGTCTTGCAACGATTGGGAATTTACATCTTTTAACCATGGGAATTCAGTTTTAAGATTTTTCAACTGACGTTTGCACTCAAATCCAGATATTGATTGTTTATTTCTCTGCCATGTATCTCTCCGTAAAGCAAGAAAGTGGTTATACACAAAACGACAACTACCAAAGTGTTTCTCAAGAAACTCCTTCTGTTTTTCGGTAGGATACAGCCTGTATTTAAATGCCTTTAAGATCATCCCTTCCTCTGGTCTTCAACATACTTTTTAATGGTTTCTTCTGATATGTGCCCTATCGTTTCAATGTATGTTGATGGATTCCACAACTGACCTTTCCACAGATTCTTCTTTATCCTCGGAAACTCTATAAATATTCTTCTGCCGGAAATGCCTTTGAACATTTTATAGATATAAGATGCAGAAAATTTCGGATGCGCCGATACAAAAACATGCACGTGATCTGACATCACTTCTATACTCTTGATTTCAAACCCTTTTTCTTTCGCTATGTCGTATAAAATAACTTTCAGCCTGTCAGCTATCTTTTCGGTTAAAACCTCCCGTCTGTATTTAACTGACCATACAATATGGTAATTAACATTATATACAACTGTCCTTGCGTGTGTGAGATTCCCCATATGTAGATAGTATAACAAAAAGTATCAGTTAAGTCAATAATTTGCACTATAAACACCTTAACAGATAGTCGCTTTCATCTCGGTATTAAAATACCAAGGATTCCCGCGGCTCGATTCCTAAATTTTCAATTAAGGAATAGTTAGCCTTTGCCCAGGGTAAATTAAATCGGGATCCTTAATTTTATCCTGGTTTGCTCTGTAAATCCTCTTCCACTTCCAAGGATCTCCATAAAATCTCCTCTTCTTGGCAATGTTCCAGAGACAATCTCGATCCCTCTCCCAGGTTCCTACCACATAAATTCTTG
Coding sequences:
- a CDS encoding RNA-guided endonuclease TnpB family protein gives rise to the protein MILKAFKYRLYPTEKQKEFLEKHFGSCRFVYNHFLALRRDTWQRNKQSISGFECKRQLKNLKTEFPWLKDVNSQSLQDVVLNLEKAYRRFFKGFGGYPRFKTKNGFQSFAVPQNFRIEDDKLYIPKAKDGIKVKLHRAINGIPGIATISKTPSGKYFVSIISKTVTEKLPITNRKIGVDLGLTHFATLSGGEKIEHPKTLLQSERLLKKLQRQLSRKEKSSRNRNKARLKVAKLNEKITNQRNDFLHKLSHRLINENQVICLEDLNVKGMVRNRYLAKAISDSGWGELCRQVQYKADWYGRTVKQIPRFYPSSKECSICRFVMSDLKLSRRTWTCPNCGTVHDRDDNASSIILSVGQGMPEITPVERMASVSSILSMKQVNSKKQETLAS
- the tnpA gene encoding IS200/IS605 family transposase, with amino-acid sequence MGNLTHARTVVYNVNYHIVWSVKYRREVLTEKIADRLKVILYDIAKEKGFEIKSIEVMSDHVHVFVSAHPKFSASYIYKMFKGISGRRIFIEFPRIKKNLWKGQLWNPSTYIETIGHISEETIKKYVEDQRKG